The sequence below is a genomic window from Haematobia irritans isolate KBUSLIRL chromosome 3, ASM5000362v1, whole genome shotgun sequence.
ATGCTAGCAAATTAGCCAGCACTTGGGAGGAAGAGTTCAGAGCTCTTTCTCCCAAACAAAGAATGTATGCAAGTAGGATTATTAGCGAAACCCTCTATTTAGGACAACTGTCACACTTAAACGAAAACTCATACCGCTCTGTAGAAATTGCTCTGACGCAAAACGCCTCTACATCACATAAACGCCCTAGATGGGacaatataaaaactttaacaGACATCGAATTCGAAGAGGAATATTTAAGCGGGTCTTCAATGGACTTCAACCCCTCAACATCAAGGAAACACAAATCAAAAACCAACATACCCATTGCTTCTTCGAGTGAGCGAATAAGTATAAATGTGGAAAGCGAAAGCGATAGCGATAGCTCTGAAGAGGGATGGACGGGAGAAAGAAGCGCAGGTTATAAGTATGAAGTTACCAGTGAGGGAATGCACTTTTCgcactaaaaaacattttttatacttttatatttattttgtatactTTTTTACACAGGGCAACACAAAaactccaaacaaaaaatcacaccagccgaaagtactcgatgagagaAGAAAAGTAGTATctggattttg
It includes:
- the LOC142230613 gene encoding uncharacterized protein LOC142230613, with the translated sequence MENTKEDYASKLASTWEEEFRALSPKQRMYASRIISETLYLGQLSHLNENSYRSVEIALTQNASTSHKRPRWDNIKTLTDIEFEEEYLSGSSMDFNPSTSRKHKSKTNIPIASSSERISINVESESDSDSSEEGWTGERSAGYKATQKLQTKNHTSRKYSMREEK